A section of the Eublepharis macularius isolate TG4126 chromosome 1, MPM_Emac_v1.0, whole genome shotgun sequence genome encodes:
- the ZDHHC24 gene encoding probable palmitoyltransferase ZDHHC24, producing the protein MAGNGWGRNAVPLCAGVALGGALALEVFVVLVRLRRGDGNGHEHEKAQPFPFLSLASLLFLLGNALENARRFVTASPSTRGVMLAGAGQGWDYCYSCQTHVPPRCTHCFSCNVCVLRRDHHCTLLGQCLGYQNYRYFLCLLLHGAAALLFGCLLNASVVMSLQQEGSPVQTVLLLVMPWLMLLIGQVSVTTFIYAFVTDVCMVGFLFCTGFLLFHSLLTLRGQTTKEWFEGNRQYDLGWQSNLQDVLGEQWYLVWLSPFITSPLPGDGITFQTRKPRSEPLPKSRDF; encoded by the exons ATGGCTGGCAACGGTTGGGGCCGGAACGCGGTGCCTCTGTGCGCGGGGGTGGCGCTTGGGGGCGCACTCGCCCTAGAGGTGTTCGTAGTGCTGGTGCGGCTACGGCGCGGAGACGGCAACGGGCACGAGCACGAGAAGGCACAGCCGTTCCCGTTCTTGTCGTTGGCATCCCTGCTCTTCCTGCTCGGGAACGCGCTTGAGAATGCGCGCCGCTTCGTCACCGCCTCGCCCAGCACGCGCGGCGTCATGCTTGCGGGGGCGGGGCAAGGATGGGA TTATTGCTACTCCTGCCAGACTCACGTACCTCCCCGCTGCACTCACTGCTTCTCCTGCAATGTTTGTGTCCTGCGACGCGACCACCATTGCACGTTACTAGGCCAGTGTTTGGGCTACCAGAACTACCGATACTTCCTTTGCCTGCTACTTCATGGAGCTGCTGCCCTGCTGTTTGGCTGCCTGCTCAATGCCAGTGTAGTCATGTCACTACAACAGGAGGGGAGTCCTGTCCAGACAGTCCTTCTGCTTGTTATGCCCTGGCTCATGCTACTGATAG GGCAAGTCAGTGTTACAACCTTCATTTACGCCTTCGTGACGGATGTCTGCATGGTGGGCTTCCTCTTCTGCACTGGCTTCCTTCTTTTCCACAGCCTGCTGACTCTGCGGGGTCAGACAACCAAAGAATGGTTTGAAGGGAATCGTCAGTATGATTTGGGATGGCAGAGCAATCTTCAGGATGTCTTGGGAGAGCAGTGGTACCTTGTGTGGCTCTCACCTTTCATCACCTCCCCTTTGCCAGGGGATGGGATCACCTTCCAAACCAGGAAACCCAGATCTGAACCACTTCCCAAGTCCCGTGACTTCTAA